One Streptomonospora salina genomic window, GTGCGCAGCTCCCCCGGCGCGGGTCGGGCATGATGGGGGTGCAGAGGTACCGCGACAGGGGCGACCGCGCGGCCGGCGCGGAGCCCGCGGGGGAAGGCGGCGAGTGTGGCCGAGTTTCGCATCAGCTCCGACGACAGCGGCGATCTGGACATGCGCCGGTTGGCGGCCGATCTCGTGGAGTCCCAGGGGTGGCCGCGCGACCAGGTCAGCATCTGGCAGAACCGCGGCGGCGGCGACGTGGTGGTGACCGTGGAGCCCGCGCTGCTGGAGCGGCGCGCGCCGGACCCGCTGGCGGCTTCGGTGCACACGCGCAGCGACGTGCACCGCGCCTGCGAGACGCTGCGCCGCAGCGACCCGTCGCTGCGCGGGGTGGATTTCGCGCAGCTGCGCGACGAGGCGGCGCGCTTCTTCTCCGCGGGCTGGACCCTGGGCGATCTGCTGCACGCGCTGGGCCACCGCCACGACGGAACGGCCTGGCCCCAGGGCGAGGGCTACGAGGGCGTCGAGTGGCTGCAGCACCGGCTGCGCAACTGGAAGTCGGAGTCGGGCGACATCCGCCCGTCGGTGTCGCAGGAAGGGGCCCAGATGCGTGTCGTCGGCCGGATCGGGTTGCCCGACGATCTGGGTGCGGGCGCCGGCGAAACCTCGGCGGCGCCGCAGCGTGCGGCCTCGCCGGCGACGGCGCGGGCCGCCGCCGACGACGCGCGGCGCCTGATGCGCGCCCAGTCGCACACCACCAGCGACGCACTGGAGCACCGCGACCGCACGGCCTCCCACATCACCCGCCGCCGGCACTGACGCGCGTGCGGCGGGCCCCGGTTCGCCCGGTGGCGGACCACGGCGGGCGGGGACCGCCGCGGCGCGGTTTCAGAAGAACTCGACGAGCCGCCCGAACGGGGCGACCTCGCGGAAGCGCTCGTGGGGCTCGGGCGGGTCCGCGTGTTCCAGCACCCAGGTTGCCGGGTGGGGCACCAGCACCGCGCCCATGCCCGCTTCCAGCGCGGGCAGCACGTCCGAGCGCACCGAGTTGCCGATCATCCAGGTGTGCTCGGGGTCGATCCCGTGCGCGCGCCCGAAGCCGCGGTAGGCGCCGGGGTCTTTCTCGGGGACGATCCCGGTACCCGCGAACAGCGGCGCCAGCCCCGAACCGTCGATCTTGTTCTGCTGGTCCTGGCGGTGGCCCTTGGTCAGCAGGTAGAGGGTGTGCCGCCGGCGCAGGGTGTGCAGGGTCTCCAGCACGCCCTCCAGCAGCAGGACCTCGCCTTCGACGATGCGGGCGCACAGCCGGTGCAGGAAGGCCCGGTCGTCGTCGCCGGGCGGGGCGCCGGGCCGCAGCCGGGCCAGGCAATCGCCGAGGCTGCGTTCGAAGACCCGGGCGCCGTATCCGTAGGCGGCGCTGTTCGCGCGTTCGATCTCGGTCAGCTCGGCGCGGATCCGGGCGCGGGACAGCTCGGGGTGGGCGACGTAGTCGATGAACTCCTCGATCGCCTGCTCGAAGAGGACGTTGCACTCCCAGAGCGTGTCGTCGGCGTCGAAGATCAGGTTCATCCCAGGCGGCATGGAGTCCTCCCGCAGCGCGGCGACCGTTTCGCCGTTTTCCGTCCCGAGAGCGTACCGGGGCGCGCGGATCGGCCGCCGCCGTCGGCAGGTCCCTGCCCCGCCTTCGTCGATCGTGCATGCGTGCGCCGCTGCGCGGGCATATCCCGACAGCGCACACGGCGACCCCTGCCCTCACCACCGGGAGGATCCCATGGCGGAAGCGTCGCTTTCGCAGCTGCTGCCCCAGGACGCGATCGCCGCCGGTATCGAGGCCGCCGACTGGCGCGCGGCGATCCGGGCAGCCGG contains:
- a CDS encoding HAD family hydrolase, with the protein product MPPGMNLIFDADDTLWECNVLFEQAIEEFIDYVAHPELSRARIRAELTEIERANSAAYGYGARVFERSLGDCLARLRPGAPPGDDDRAFLHRLCARIVEGEVLLLEGVLETLHTLRRRHTLYLLTKGHRQDQQNKIDGSGLAPLFAGTGIVPEKDPGAYRGFGRAHGIDPEHTWMIGNSVRSDVLPALEAGMGAVLVPHPATWVLEHADPPEPHERFREVAPFGRLVEFF